In Tiliqua scincoides isolate rTilSci1 chromosome 1, rTilSci1.hap2, whole genome shotgun sequence, the following are encoded in one genomic region:
- the SLC39A9 gene encoding zinc transporter ZIP9 produces MDDFLSIGLLSLAMLVGCYVAGIIPLAVNFSEERLKLVTVLGAGLLCGTALAVIVPEGVHALYEDILEAKHHPVSETQKAVESEKAADVPVVYDHDHNHDHSRLHAYIGVSLVLGFVFMLLVDQIGSSHVHTADDPEAARAGNSKITTTLGLVVHAAADGVALGAAASTSQTSVQLIVFVAIMLHKAPAAFGLVSFLMHAGLERNRIRKHLLVFALAAPVMSMVTYLGLSKSSKQALSEVNATGVAMLFSAGTFLYVATVHVLPEVGGMGHSHKPDSAGGKGLGRLEVAALVLGCLIPLILSIGHQH; encoded by the exons ATGGACGACTTCCTGTCCATCGGTCTGCTGTCCCTGGCCATGCTGGTGGGCTGCTACGTGGCCGGCATCATCCCCCTGGCCGTCAACTTCTCCGAG GAAAGGTTAAAACTGGTCACGGTACTTGGTGCTGGGCTCCTTTGTGGAACAGCTTTGGCCGTCATTGTGCCTGAAGGCGTGCATGCACTTTATGAAGATATATTGGAGG caAAACACCACCCAGTCAGCGAGACTCAAAAAGCAGTTGAATCTGAGAAAGCTGCAGATGTTCCAGTCGTATATGACCATGACCACAACCATGACCATTCAAGATTACATGCATACATTGGAGTCTCCCTTGTCCTTGGCTTTGTCTTCATGCTTCTGGTAGATCAGATTGGCAGCTCTCACGTACACACTGCAGACG ACCCAGAAGCAGCAAGGGCAGGCAATTCCAAAATTACTACTACACTGGGGCTAGTTGTCCATGCTGCAG CTGATGGTGTTGCCTTGGGTGCAGCTGCTTCCACATCTCAGACGAGTGTCCAGCTAATAGTGTTTGTTGCAATTATGCTGCATAAG GCACCAGCTGCCTTTGGCCTTGTCTCTTTTCTTATGCATGCTGGCCTTGAAAGGAATCGAATCAGGAAGCACTTGCTGGTTTTTGCACTAGCAGCACCTGTAATGTCAATGGTGACTTACTTGGGGCTTAGCAAG AGCAGTAAACAGGCGCTTTCGGAAGTCAATGCCACTGGAGTTGCCATGCTTTTTTCTGCCGGAACTTTTCTGTATGTTGCTACAGTTCATGTCCTCCCtgaagtgggtggaatgggacatAGCCACAAACCTGATTCTGCAGGAGGAAAAGGACTCGGTCGCCTGGAAGTAGCAGCATTAGTCCTGGGTTGCTTGATTCCTCTGATTTTGTCCATTGGACACCAGCATTAA
- the ERH gene encoding enhancer of rudimentary homolog yields the protein MSHTILLVQPTKRPEGRTYADYESVNECMEGVCKMYEEHLKRMNPNSPSITYDISQLFDFIDDLADLSCLVYRADTQTYQPYNKDWIKEKIYVLLRRQAQQASK from the exons ATG TCTCATACAATTTTGCTTGTTCAACCTACCAAACGGCCAGAAGGCAGAACCTATGCTGATTATGAATCTGTGAATGAGTGCATGGAAG GGGTCTGTAAAATGTATGAAGAACACCTGAAGAGAATGAATCCTAACAGCCCATCAATCACATATGACATTAGCCAGTTATTTGATTTCATTGATGATTTGGCTGACCTCAGTTGCCTTGT TTATCGTGCTGATACCCAGACATACCAGCCCTACAACAAAGACTGGATAAAGGAGAAGATCTATGTCCTTCTCCGCAGACAAGctcagcaagcaagcaaataa